From the Drosophila simulans strain w501 chromosome 2L, Prin_Dsim_3.1, whole genome shotgun sequence genome, the window TTAAAACTTACAATATGAAATActagatataaataaatgcatgcAAGTGTGCGACTCCCTTTTCAGTGTCGTTTTTGGATGGATTTGTTAATGGGAGTTACATAATGCTGGCGATGCATATAGAACTTGGTATACGTGCGGGTGCGCCAATGAGGTGATATTGAATGACTTTGTGTGTATTAAATCCCTCATATCAGGCCCACAGCGTGAGGAGACCAAACCACACTGAATGCCCTATTGAACATTCTCTTCAACTTGTAGAGTCCAAAGAGCAGCACCCAGTAGCACATAATGAGCACGAAGATGCCCACAAAGGTCACCATACAGCGGTTGGGATTGTTCCAATCCAGAATGGGATACACGTAGTGATTGCCAAATCTGCAGGAGAATTGTGATAAATTGCAAGGTATACGGGTAAGATTCCAAGATTCTACTCACTCATCTGTTCCCCCGCATAAATGGTAAATCAGCGTGAAAACAAAGAAGAATATCGCCAGACTCATCCCGTACACCATGTGCAGTATCCGAAGCGGAAATGCAATGACCAGGAAATCGATTAGCATCATCACAGAATTCATGCCGTGGGTGATGATGCTGATGGCAGGGAATCGCATGGGTTTGTCTGTAACGAAGGGAAATAtacattaaatttgaaataaaatatgccCTCTGTCTATTGTACATAGATATCGTAAGGTATGTAATAGCTTACACACCCAACCACCACTGCCATTTAAAGCAAAGTAAATAACGAACGCAGATACGGCAATACTCACTCATTTTTCCATGGAGGAACACCCAGTATACTGTTGATATGATCAGAGCCAGCGACAGTGTCATATTGTAGAGCCACCAGTAGATTTTCAGGCCCCTCGACGTCTCCGCCTTGTGACCGGACTCCTGTACCAGGCTCCGGGTGCTCCTCACATCGAAGTGCCAGCAGGTGACTTGTACGGCCGAGATCAGCATGGTGATCGTGCAGAGCCCGAATCCCCAGTTGGTCATGTAGATGAAGAACTTTCCATCGCAAAACTGAACGATAACGCACATGATGTACACGCCCAGGAAGAACAGCGCCCAAATCCAACGGTAGAGCAAGTATATGGTGTTGATCTCATCTTTTTGCCACTG encodes:
- the LOC6731591 gene encoding protein rolling stone, giving the protein MQLFDDFCKSFNKELQRANFGFAYNRVHLFYRSQWQKDEINTIYLLYRWIWALFFLGVYIMCVIVQFCDGKFFIYMTNWGFGLCTITMLISAVQVTCWHFDVRSTRSLVQESGHKAETSRGLKIYWWLYNMTLSLALIISTVYWVFLHGKMNKPMRFPAISIITHGMNSVMMLIDFLVIAFPLRILHMVYGMSLAIFFFVFTLIYHLCGGTDEFGNHYVYPILDWNNPNRCMVTFVGIFVLIMCYWVLLFGLYKLKRMFNRAFSVVWSPHAVGLI